A portion of the Leptospira noumeaensis genome contains these proteins:
- a CDS encoding methyl-accepting chemotaxis protein, translating into MSAETNEISRFERNSFRKGVSLIIYTKYGLSAVFLLGVAANVATKSFIPNLIGSLAFLFNGIIPGYFLRTGKEVSRIWAFTIIFIDLLILVSFFYLDIYNNYVKGDASNTVNAGIFYIIFVFIAIYTSFLFESKLVMIVGIISTCLYLGGIFLSAKLGAALVGKATPEMLRANHIIVATEVQKVIFYFGVIFSLRFVVSLMREMQSDLKIKLKDTLEKQTFITNKSNQMEKSATTLAASVDTLQSMSDELHNQSQNQAASVEEISASVEELSSSAVSSANLAGDQVTRVKIVDQDFLSLQNISENVKAKTTQIAKDVSLSADFSRKVKTSSEELNTIYSDLNKAFSKVEEINQMMSEIADQTNLLALNASIEAARAGEHGRGFAVVAQEVAKLAERSQSNAGTIAKIVKEAGLKINEGTRFSKEVKTQVESQNEELLRIETEILSLEGHVTEQENLNTKLRVTFSELHLLSEQIGVIAQEQMSGSKEINHAITVIDETTQKLADSVQLLYEEINEIHSQSKQLTAN; encoded by the coding sequence ATGTCCGCAGAAACAAATGAAATCAGCCGATTCGAAAGAAATTCATTCCGTAAAGGTGTGTCATTAATTATATACACAAAGTACGGACTCAGTGCTGTATTTTTACTTGGTGTTGCTGCCAATGTGGCAACCAAAAGTTTCATACCTAATTTAATTGGATCCCTAGCATTTTTATTCAATGGAATTATCCCTGGATACTTCTTACGAACCGGAAAAGAAGTTTCTAGAATTTGGGCCTTTACCATCATTTTCATCGACTTACTAATATTAGTTAGTTTCTTCTATTTAGATATTTATAATAACTATGTCAAAGGAGATGCAAGTAATACTGTAAACGCTGGTATTTTCTACATTATCTTTGTTTTTATTGCTATTTATACCAGTTTTCTTTTCGAATCTAAATTAGTGATGATTGTGGGAATCATCTCTACCTGCCTTTATCTGGGTGGAATTTTTTTATCAGCAAAACTTGGCGCTGCCCTTGTTGGGAAAGCCACTCCAGAAATGTTAAGGGCGAACCATATCATTGTCGCAACGGAAGTGCAGAAGGTCATTTTTTATTTTGGAGTCATTTTTAGTTTACGTTTTGTTGTGTCACTCATGCGAGAAATGCAATCCGACTTAAAAATTAAACTAAAAGATACGTTAGAGAAACAAACATTCATCACAAACAAATCCAATCAAATGGAAAAATCAGCAACCACACTTGCTGCCTCAGTTGACACCCTTCAATCAATGTCAGATGAGTTACACAACCAATCACAAAACCAAGCCGCATCCGTTGAAGAAATCTCGGCTTCCGTAGAGGAACTTTCCTCTTCCGCAGTCAGTTCTGCCAACCTAGCGGGAGACCAAGTAACAAGGGTTAAAATTGTTGACCAAGACTTTTTATCCCTACAAAATATCAGCGAAAACGTAAAAGCAAAAACCACACAAATTGCAAAAGATGTCAGTCTCTCCGCCGACTTTAGCAGAAAGGTAAAAACTTCTTCCGAGGAACTTAACACAATTTACTCGGATCTCAACAAAGCATTTTCTAAAGTAGAAGAAATCAACCAGATGATGTCAGAAATTGCCGACCAAACCAACTTACTTGCGCTAAACGCTTCGATTGAAGCGGCTCGTGCAGGAGAACATGGGCGTGGATTTGCCGTTGTGGCCCAGGAAGTTGCCAAACTGGCCGAACGTTCTCAGTCTAACGCAGGTACCATTGCTAAAATTGTAAAAGAAGCAGGACTTAAAATCAATGAAGGAACTAGATTTTCTAAAGAAGTCAAAACCCAAGTCGAAAGCCAAAACGAAGAATTACTGCGGATCGAAACTGAAATTTTGAGTTTGGAAGGCCATGTCACCGAACAAGAAAATTTGAACACCAAACTACGAGTTACCTTTTCTGAACTCCATCTGCTCTCCGAACAAATTGGAGTGATTGCACAAGAACAAATGTCTGGCAGTAAAGAAATCAACCATGCCATCACCGTCATCGATGAAACCACACAAAAACTGGCTGACTCAGTCCAACTTCTCTATGAAGAAATCAATGAGATCCATTCACAATCCAAACAATTAACAGCAAACTAA
- a CDS encoding diguanylate cyclase — MLKAKHTNLPGQRIEDTIMAILEEDPCLEESIIQKIRDNQFHNLEDSGIYSALIKVLTSLEIPENDSANIWQEIINNKHKLTQCMGREVGIQIATLDYFTNINQKLKNPKIIEMKLFADTEKLILVDELTKLYNRRHFEKALVREFKQSTRYNQNLTLLIIDIDDFKKINDTYGHTMGDEILSKVAKQITSCLRMEDTACRIGGEEFAIIFPQTNEEQALIASEKLLEACRTIELSGRPVTLSGGIVSYPEKVKNCSEMYDLADRALYTAKQSGKNQIVAYSNEKRSSLRFDANLELLFILPDKTLKTISKNISVTGIAFDTEDDIKLNESFDVKLRESESNKEINAKIKVIRKEEVGIHKFHMGAEFLELSPEDQTKLTDLYTLQRSKIPSTVL, encoded by the coding sequence ATGTTGAAAGCTAAACATACCAACCTACCCGGCCAAAGAATTGAAGATACCATCATGGCCATTTTGGAAGAGGATCCATGTCTTGAAGAATCAATCATTCAAAAGATTAGAGACAACCAATTCCATAATTTAGAAGACTCCGGGATTTATTCTGCCCTCATCAAAGTTCTAACATCCTTAGAAATTCCTGAGAATGATTCCGCAAACATCTGGCAAGAAATTATAAACAATAAACACAAATTGACTCAGTGTATGGGGCGTGAAGTCGGAATCCAGATCGCAACCTTAGATTATTTTACCAATATCAATCAAAAACTAAAAAATCCAAAAATCATCGAAATGAAACTTTTCGCTGATACCGAGAAACTAATATTAGTTGATGAACTCACAAAATTATACAACCGAAGACACTTCGAAAAAGCGCTTGTACGTGAATTCAAACAATCTACAAGATACAATCAAAATCTAACACTACTCATCATAGACATTGATGATTTCAAAAAAATCAATGATACTTATGGTCATACAATGGGTGATGAAATTCTCTCTAAAGTAGCAAAACAAATCACCTCGTGTTTACGTATGGAAGATACAGCTTGTCGAATCGGTGGAGAAGAATTTGCGATTATTTTCCCACAAACAAACGAAGAACAAGCACTCATTGCCTCAGAAAAACTCTTAGAGGCTTGCCGCACCATCGAACTCAGCGGTCGACCTGTCACATTAAGTGGCGGGATTGTATCTTATCCAGAAAAAGTGAAAAACTGTTCGGAAATGTATGACCTAGCAGATAGAGCATTGTATACGGCGAAACAATCTGGAAAAAATCAAATTGTAGCCTATTCCAATGAAAAAAGAAGTAGTTTGCGTTTTGATGCCAACTTGGAACTACTTTTTATTTTACCGGACAAAACTTTAAAAACCATTTCTAAAAATATTTCCGTCACAGGAATAGCCTTTGATACCGAAGATGACATCAAACTCAACGAATCATTCGATGTCAAACTCCGTGAATCAGAATCAAACAAAGAAATCAATGCCAAGATCAAAGTGATCCGTAAAGAAGAAGTGGGAATCCATAAGTTCCATATGGGAGCAGAATTTTTAGAACTCTCTCCAGAAGACCAAACCAAATTAACCGACCTTTATACCCTACAACGATCGAAAATTCCTAGCACAGTACTTTGA
- the msrA gene encoding peptide-methionine (S)-S-oxide reductase MsrA: MASKNKFTNLPFVTLVVLFFLSTVFYFNCQLFNKDTSVQKVNLEPKQGQKIAAFAEGCFWCSEHIFESIPGVTEVVSGYAGGNTKNPTYELVNTETTGHAETVLVYYDPSKIDYAELCRIFFLSHDPTTFNRQGPDEGSSYRSILFYSSEEELKIAKKIQEEIKEKQIWKDPIVTEYQELKDFYSAEQYHQNFIHNNPNQSYVRAVSIPRYNEFQARYELYKKAKK; this comes from the coding sequence ATGGCTTCAAAAAACAAATTTACCAATCTTCCGTTTGTAACCTTGGTAGTTTTATTTTTCCTTTCGACTGTTTTCTATTTCAACTGCCAACTCTTTAACAAAGATACCAGCGTTCAAAAAGTCAATCTAGAGCCAAAACAGGGACAAAAAATAGCAGCTTTTGCCGAAGGTTGTTTTTGGTGTTCTGAACATATATTTGAATCCATACCTGGCGTGACCGAAGTTGTCTCTGGATACGCCGGAGGAAATACAAAAAATCCTACTTACGAATTAGTAAACACAGAAACCACGGGCCATGCAGAAACCGTTTTAGTCTATTACGATCCATCTAAGATAGATTATGCGGAACTTTGCCGAATCTTTTTTCTTTCCCACGATCCAACCACTTTCAATCGGCAAGGGCCAGACGAAGGATCGTCATACAGATCCATTCTGTTTTATAGTTCCGAAGAAGAACTAAAAATAGCTAAAAAAATCCAAGAAGAAATCAAAGAAAAACAAATCTGGAAAGATCCAATTGTGACGGAATACCAAGAACTAAAAGACTTTTATAGTGCAGAACAGTACCACCAAAATTTCATCCATAACAATCCGAACCAGTCTTATGTGCGTGCTGTATCCATTCCTCGGTACAATGAATTCCAAGCTCGTTACGAACTTTATAAAAAAGCTAAAAAATAA
- a CDS encoding beta strand repeat-containing protein: protein MIQSAKILRNTILIPIFLFQACIPSLSKGILQSVTDFIQLRTLVNPAPTGPYYVSATVSGLLGSGLVLDLNSGTESIVVNANGSFDFKTALSTGNNFNVTVNTQPTLPAQICSVSGGMGVVAYGNINSIIVNCDPLRYTVGGTITGLDGITGLVLTNSVDGSTLNVAVASGSFAFTQTYLDGTTYNVSVTTQPNHPVQNCITTNGAGTIAGANITNIAIACTSTAFPIEVTAVGIASGTLSIRNNNSELLTISTNGLHRFPTNIITNNTYSLQIVGTPANHNCVLSATGGTVTSTISITANCFSVLSFSPSNGGILQPTESLKLQFSAEINAGSCIGSTGTLNTVMSLPIQFAVSTTSITNDTLIVSPAATDSWQTGHKILTLNCNSVSGHPLSSTVNLLYLIPSNIRYVSNSGNDLNNGLTPTTPKRNIQLAIDDFGGCATGDCAVLVEDGSYDPAYTGGAIHLVSGISLYGGYQPTTSFSVWRPNLHGSVILMDTTPPGCSVATITSPCASIIGDATVTSNVTISGFRIQAGPDIAPFMAGVFLDSTNNVRLINNEIDGGVGTNGVAGVHAINSSPYLIQNVIVGGFCSAASCDSVGVYISTTVPITPIIFVNSISGGTPTGSGVTSRGIRYAGTAAMTVSNIIGNMITSKNLNKATSLFSIGFDINSGTGLTGTLAGNIITGGEGGTSIGLRVQSATTIQIGSPTQGNQITSSDALTGTYGLYLTGGQTVRRNVIKFGTAMSAAVATATGIYATGGGTQIIESNSVQDGNVSSTGATATLNGIYSANASAASSITGNYIRIGRSEGINSTATTTAGISLNTPQNALIANNWIQNGTSDVNARGLEFKSVFSGLRVYHNTVSSGTGVSNETPVFIGSGSSAIDIQNNILLLNNNSGSNACIYNAGVGLQAAIKFNVLFNCTSLVYQNALSYTNLCAGGIPSALGCLTPLGLAANFGDNLNLDPNFVLNFGVISVYTPTTATSCLITKSTNALLTDSYNGAGTRPGTDGAVSLGAVEYDQACTP, encoded by the coding sequence ATGATCCAGTCTGCAAAAATTCTACGGAATACCATTCTCATTCCCATCTTTTTATTCCAGGCTTGTATCCCGAGTTTGTCCAAAGGAATTTTACAATCGGTCACTGACTTCATCCAACTCCGTACGTTAGTCAATCCTGCACCAACTGGGCCTTATTACGTTTCAGCAACTGTTTCTGGTCTTCTTGGATCTGGACTTGTTTTGGATTTGAATTCCGGAACAGAAAGTATAGTTGTAAATGCCAATGGATCTTTTGACTTTAAAACCGCTCTTAGTACTGGAAATAATTTCAATGTAACGGTAAACACACAACCCACTCTCCCGGCGCAAATTTGTTCTGTGAGTGGCGGAATGGGTGTGGTCGCTTATGGAAATATCAATTCCATCATTGTGAATTGTGATCCTTTACGTTATACCGTTGGTGGCACCATCACAGGCCTTGATGGAATCACTGGCCTTGTTCTCACGAACTCTGTAGATGGATCCACGCTGAACGTAGCTGTTGCATCCGGATCTTTTGCTTTTACACAAACCTATTTGGATGGAACCACTTATAACGTGTCAGTCACCACGCAACCAAACCATCCAGTGCAGAACTGTATCACAACCAATGGGGCAGGAACCATTGCTGGTGCCAATATCACAAATATTGCCATCGCGTGTACATCCACTGCATTTCCAATCGAAGTGACTGCTGTGGGGATAGCCTCTGGAACACTGAGTATTAGGAATAATAATTCGGAACTACTCACCATTTCAACCAATGGATTACATAGATTCCCCACGAATATCATAACGAACAATACTTATAGTTTGCAAATTGTTGGTACACCGGCAAACCACAATTGTGTACTTTCTGCCACTGGCGGCACGGTCACCAGCACCATATCGATTACTGCGAATTGTTTTAGTGTGCTTAGTTTTAGTCCGTCCAACGGTGGAATTTTACAACCAACAGAAAGTTTAAAATTACAATTCTCGGCTGAAATTAATGCGGGAAGTTGTATCGGTTCCACTGGAACTCTCAATACAGTCATGAGTTTACCGATTCAATTTGCGGTGTCCACAACCTCCATCACAAATGACACTCTGATTGTCTCACCAGCCGCCACCGATTCCTGGCAAACTGGTCACAAAATCCTTACACTCAATTGTAATAGTGTTTCTGGCCATCCGCTTTCTTCAACTGTCAATCTCCTATATCTAATTCCATCTAACATTCGCTATGTTTCAAATTCTGGTAATGATTTAAATAATGGATTAACACCAACAACACCCAAACGAAATATCCAACTTGCCATAGATGACTTTGGAGGTTGTGCGACTGGCGACTGCGCCGTACTCGTGGAAGACGGTTCTTATGACCCTGCTTATACCGGTGGCGCCATCCATCTTGTTTCCGGAATTTCTCTTTATGGTGGTTATCAACCGACAACCAGCTTTAGTGTTTGGAGACCAAATTTACATGGCTCTGTGATACTGATGGACACAACACCACCTGGTTGTTCGGTCGCAACAATTACCTCACCATGTGCCTCTATTATTGGAGATGCCACCGTCACTAGTAATGTTACCATATCTGGATTTCGTATCCAAGCAGGACCAGATATTGCACCCTTTATGGCCGGAGTTTTTTTAGACTCCACAAACAATGTCCGTCTCATCAATAACGAAATTGATGGGGGAGTTGGAACCAATGGTGTAGCCGGAGTTCATGCCATCAATAGTTCTCCTTATTTGATCCAAAACGTGATTGTCGGTGGATTTTGTTCCGCAGCCAGCTGCGACTCCGTTGGTGTATATATTTCAACGACGGTTCCTATAACTCCGATTATTTTCGTTAATTCCATTTCGGGAGGAACACCGACAGGTTCAGGTGTTACTTCCAGGGGAATTCGTTATGCTGGAACTGCTGCCATGACAGTCTCCAATATCATTGGAAATATGATCACAAGCAAAAACTTAAATAAAGCAACAAGTCTTTTCAGTATAGGATTTGATATCAATTCAGGAACAGGTTTAACTGGAACCTTAGCTGGGAATATAATCACCGGGGGTGAAGGTGGAACTTCCATTGGTTTAAGAGTCCAATCCGCCACTACGATCCAAATAGGTTCCCCTACACAAGGAAATCAAATTACATCCAGTGATGCGTTGACTGGTACCTATGGATTGTATTTAACTGGCGGACAGACTGTACGAAGAAATGTAATCAAATTTGGAACCGCCATGAGTGCAGCCGTTGCAACCGCTACAGGAATTTATGCAACAGGTGGCGGAACACAAATCATTGAAAGTAATTCCGTCCAAGATGGAAATGTTTCCTCTACTGGGGCCACAGCCACTCTCAATGGAATTTATTCAGCAAACGCAAGCGCTGCTTCGAGTATTACTGGAAATTATATCCGTATAGGAAGGTCAGAGGGTATCAATTCTACAGCGACAACAACCGCAGGAATTTCTTTAAATACCCCTCAAAATGCACTCATTGCCAACAATTGGATCCAAAATGGTACTAGTGATGTGAATGCGAGGGGATTGGAATTTAAATCAGTATTTTCAGGTCTCAGAGTCTATCACAATACAGTCAGTAGTGGAACAGGCGTTAGTAACGAAACACCCGTTTTTATTGGCTCGGGTTCTTCCGCGATTGATATTCAAAATAATATTTTGTTGCTAAACAATAATTCAGGATCTAACGCTTGTATCTATAATGCTGGTGTTGGTCTACAAGCAGCCATTAAATTCAACGTTCTATTCAACTGCACAAGTTTAGTTTACCAAAATGCATTGAGTTATACGAATCTTTGTGCTGGTGGAATTCCAAGTGCCCTTGGCTGTTTGACACCGCTCGGATTAGCCGCAAATTTTGGAGACAACCTAAATCTCGATCCTAACTTTGTGCTGAACTTCGGAGTGATTTCTGTTTATACACCCACAACAGCCACATCTTGTCTCATTACTAAATCTACCAATGCTCTATTGACCGATAGTTATAATGGAGCTGGAACTAGACCTGGGACTGATGGAGCCGTAAGCCTTGGTGCTGTGGAATACGACCAGGCCTGTACACCTTAA
- a CDS encoding response regulator, which produces MEPNLMTGKSILLVEDEAIIAMMQMRILKSAGFVVHHTLTGETAISFLSNPENKIDIILMDIDLGSGIDGIEAAKIILSKHSIPLVFLSSHTETEIVNRTESITSYGYILKTTGEIVLIASIKLALRLFESYRKQSEAQELFEKAFLVSPIAMSLHDINNQFRFVNVNPAFERLVGFQKEEVVGKTSIELGMYKQAVDGTEIIKKFLEDGKLTGYKQRFQLRNGEVKEGNLSIELVDINGNPHALTFQNLIF; this is translated from the coding sequence ATGGAACCAAACCTAATGACTGGTAAATCCATTCTTTTAGTAGAGGATGAAGCCATCATTGCAATGATGCAGATGCGAATTTTAAAATCTGCTGGTTTTGTGGTTCACCATACTCTTACAGGAGAAACTGCAATTTCCTTTTTGTCTAATCCAGAAAACAAAATAGATATCATCCTTATGGATATTGATTTGGGTTCTGGAATTGATGGAATAGAAGCTGCAAAAATCATTCTTTCTAAACATTCTATTCCATTAGTATTTTTATCTTCCCATACCGAAACAGAAATTGTCAATCGTACTGAATCCATTACTTCTTATGGATATATTCTGAAAACAACGGGAGAAATTGTTTTAATCGCATCAATCAAATTAGCTTTGCGTTTATTTGAAAGTTATCGAAAACAATCAGAAGCCCAAGAACTTTTTGAAAAAGCATTTTTAGTAAGCCCCATTGCGATGTCATTACATGATATAAACAATCAATTTAGATTTGTAAATGTAAATCCTGCTTTTGAACGATTGGTTGGGTTTCAAAAAGAGGAGGTTGTTGGCAAAACGAGTATTGAGCTGGGTATGTATAAACAAGCCGTTGATGGAACTGAGATAATCAAAAAATTTTTAGAAGATGGAAAGTTAACCGGATACAAACAAAGGTTTCAATTAAGAAACGGTGAAGTGAAAGAGGGCAATTTAAGCATTGAACTTGTAGATATTAATGGAAATCCTCATGCTTTGACATTCCAGAATTTAATTTTTTGA
- a CDS encoding NHL repeat-containing protein, with protein MVNRIFAYLLTIGFCFFSCNKSELSNSCDLNSNEFLNSILLKFAIADFSPHCSVSTALSLGGSIVGLTTSGMVLRSNTGSELSVPPGATSFSIPIASGFGSKYTLSIAKQPDTIVCVIHNGSEGTVILGISNIQIICHTTSAKRVYGQIDFTTVAAPSPPTPNNLSSPTAVLAGELGIYVSDSATNRVLFYSGTSTSAVRVIGQPNFTSNGTSITSSGFSFPAGLAKDSLGLYVADLNSFRVLYFEGTNTAASRVYGQVDFNTAVYAPNAAADVITAPYGLAADNQGFYVADSSQNRVLYFPNGSYVATRVYGQPNFIDNTAGSTATTLSSPEGVAVSSEGVYIADTGNHRVLFYPGTSTTATRVYGQPNLTANVPNNGGIGAATLVAPRTVLAFGGDVWIVDSSNHRVLLYSGTSTTASKVFGQSGNGSFSVSASGLSATAFDFPQSISINGEGIFIADVNNNRILMY; from the coding sequence GTGGTAAATCGTATTTTTGCTTATCTACTTACGATTGGGTTCTGCTTTTTTTCCTGTAACAAATCAGAATTATCCAATTCATGTGATTTGAATTCTAATGAATTTTTAAATTCAATCCTTTTGAAGTTTGCGATAGCTGACTTTTCTCCTCATTGTAGTGTATCAACTGCCTTGTCTCTAGGTGGATCCATTGTAGGCCTTACGACTTCTGGAATGGTTCTCCGATCAAATACTGGTTCTGAACTTTCCGTTCCGCCAGGTGCCACCAGTTTTTCCATACCGATCGCAAGTGGATTCGGTTCCAAATATACATTGTCCATTGCAAAACAACCAGATACAATCGTCTGTGTCATACATAACGGTTCGGAAGGAACTGTAATACTAGGAATTTCTAATATTCAAATCATTTGCCATACAACAAGCGCTAAACGAGTGTATGGACAGATTGATTTCACAACAGTTGCTGCTCCTAGTCCACCAACACCAAATAACCTTTCCTCTCCCACCGCTGTTCTCGCTGGTGAATTAGGGATTTATGTATCCGATTCTGCCACCAACAGAGTGTTATTTTATTCAGGAACGAGTACTTCTGCAGTAAGAGTAATCGGTCAACCGAACTTTACGTCAAATGGTACGAGTATTACAAGTTCAGGATTTTCGTTTCCTGCTGGTCTTGCTAAAGATTCTTTGGGTTTATACGTAGCAGACCTTAACAGTTTTAGAGTTTTGTATTTTGAGGGAACGAATACCGCTGCTTCCCGAGTGTATGGCCAAGTCGATTTTAACACGGCGGTATATGCTCCAAATGCCGCTGCAGACGTCATTACGGCACCGTATGGTCTCGCAGCAGATAACCAAGGATTTTATGTTGCAGACAGTTCGCAAAATCGAGTTCTTTATTTTCCAAACGGAAGTTATGTTGCCACAAGAGTGTATGGGCAACCTAATTTTATTGATAATACAGCTGGAAGCACGGCCACAACATTGTCATCACCAGAAGGTGTTGCTGTGAGTTCAGAGGGAGTTTACATTGCAGATACAGGAAATCACAGAGTTTTATTTTATCCAGGTACTAGCACTACCGCCACTCGCGTGTATGGACAACCCAATCTGACTGCAAATGTACCAAATAATGGTGGGATCGGTGCTGCGACATTGGTTGCACCCAGAACTGTTTTGGCCTTTGGTGGGGATGTGTGGATCGTTGACAGTTCCAATCATCGAGTCTTACTGTATTCAGGAACTAGCACAACGGCTTCTAAAGTTTTCGGCCAATCCGGTAATGGTAGTTTCTCTGTTTCCGCTTCGGGTTTATCCGCCACCGCTTTTGATTTTCCACAAAGTATATCCATTAACGGAGAAGGAATCTTTATTGCAGACGTAAACAATAATAGAATTCTAATGTACTAG
- a CDS encoding trimeric intracellular cation channel family protein, translated as MEFSFYDYIGLSGIVVFTMSGALAALEHKDHHHDLFSVFFTGFITAIGGGTLRDITLGNYPVSWVRDENILWAIFVGFLLVILLPRMLAKLRKELFLFDTLGIGIYTVLGTRIALDHGVNYFASALLGMISAIFGGVIRDTLMNEVPFIFRKEIYATACLVGSVLYILLNVWKINDNANLVISATVVVGIRIVAVRYNLGLPKIKIFD; from the coding sequence GTGGAATTTAGTTTTTATGATTACATTGGGCTTTCAGGTATCGTGGTTTTTACGATGTCGGGAGCGCTTGCTGCCCTAGAACATAAAGACCATCATCATGATTTGTTTAGTGTTTTTTTTACTGGATTCATCACTGCCATTGGTGGAGGAACTCTCCGAGACATCACCTTAGGAAATTACCCTGTTTCTTGGGTTCGGGATGAAAATATTCTTTGGGCTATCTTTGTTGGGTTTTTACTTGTCATTCTTTTGCCACGAATGCTTGCCAAATTACGTAAGGAACTTTTTTTATTCGATACCTTGGGAATTGGGATTTATACAGTGCTTGGAACAAGGATTGCTTTGGATCATGGAGTGAATTATTTTGCATCTGCACTTCTTGGAATGATCTCTGCTATTTTTGGTGGAGTGATTCGCGATACACTCATGAATGAAGTTCCATTTATTTTTAGAAAAGAAATCTATGCTACTGCCTGTTTGGTGGGATCTGTTTTGTACATTCTTTTGAATGTATGGAAAATCAATGACAATGCAAATTTAGTAATCTCTGCTACTGTTGTTGTTGGAATTCGAATTGTGGCTGTTCGTTATAACTTAGGATTACCTAAAATTAAAATCTTTGATTGA
- a CDS encoding HDOD domain-containing protein → MASPKAVTLEYKQDLGLHSNIDDINQPILENAPFHFKFFQITDEVENTLYQILDRFLLQLDLIIVRDSVLAAVKETVTNAIKANAKRVFFKNRASNIENEVEYAAEIAEFKKTYLENREVIEESLQKNNFGVFVSFIHNKSLMRIRIMNNVQLTSAESARIKERIDKAKTYNDLAEAFMDMSSEQEGAGLGLIMTLMMLRNDGLGDSAFKFESGENKTVFMIDIPSKVSKESLQLEKIDSIVSQIDNLPTFPKAIKDIQDAIDKPNSSIGTIAEMIKKDIALSANILKLSNSAAFRRGGKVESLDRAIQLIGLKELQTLLYSLGTKQMLEDKFPAFTAIWEKSNESAFYCKAIGQKMGMNKSDLSNLIAASLLHDIGEILLLSFDNQHMSQIKTYSNSREIASTISMEESAIGITHSKLGAMVGEKWNFPILYTKAMEFHHRPLLVDEVYSDIIYPIYLSDMIISISAKEAKSSEIPEDILKKCKFSGKSEFDSFRIKLKEQFLTY, encoded by the coding sequence ATGGCTAGTCCCAAGGCAGTCACACTGGAATACAAACAAGACTTAGGTCTTCATTCTAATATTGATGATATCAATCAACCCATCTTAGAAAATGCACCCTTCCATTTTAAGTTTTTCCAAATTACGGATGAAGTAGAAAATACTTTATACCAAATTTTAGATCGTTTTTTATTACAGCTTGATCTAATCATTGTTAGGGATTCTGTTCTTGCGGCTGTCAAAGAAACAGTTACCAATGCAATCAAAGCAAATGCTAAACGAGTTTTTTTTAAAAATAGAGCAAGTAATATCGAAAATGAAGTAGAATATGCCGCAGAGATTGCTGAGTTCAAAAAAACATACTTGGAAAATCGCGAAGTAATTGAAGAGTCTCTCCAAAAAAATAATTTTGGCGTTTTTGTTTCCTTCATTCATAATAAAAGTTTAATGCGCATTCGAATCATGAACAATGTGCAACTGACATCAGCGGAATCAGCAAGAATCAAAGAAAGGATTGATAAAGCAAAAACATATAACGATTTAGCAGAAGCCTTTATGGATATGTCTAGTGAACAAGAAGGTGCAGGCCTTGGTTTGATTATGACCCTCATGATGCTTCGAAATGACGGGCTCGGTGATTCTGCTTTTAAATTTGAATCGGGCGAAAACAAAACTGTTTTTATGATCGATATCCCTTCGAAAGTTTCGAAAGAAAGTTTACAGTTAGAAAAAATAGATTCTATCGTTTCACAAATTGATAATTTACCCACCTTTCCAAAAGCCATCAAAGACATCCAAGATGCGATAGACAAACCTAACTCTAGTATTGGAACCATTGCAGAAATGATCAAAAAGGACATTGCTTTATCTGCCAATATTCTAAAACTTTCCAATTCTGCTGCGTTTCGGAGGGGTGGTAAGGTCGAAAGTTTAGATCGTGCCATCCAACTCATTGGGCTTAAGGAATTACAAACTTTATTATATAGCCTTGGCACCAAACAAATGTTGGAAGATAAATTCCCTGCGTTTACTGCGATTTGGGAAAAATCGAATGAGTCTGCATTTTATTGCAAGGCCATAGGTCAAAAGATGGGAATGAACAAATCAGACCTTAGTAATCTGATTGCAGCTTCTCTTTTACACGATATTGGTGAAATTTTATTATTATCTTTTGATAACCAACATATGTCTCAGATAAAAACATATTCCAATTCTAGAGAAATTGCATCTACCATTAGTATGGAAGAGTCGGCGATTGGAATCACCCATTCAAAGTTAGGTGCGATGGTGGGAGAAAAATGGAATTTTCCGATTCTTTATACAAAAGCAATGGAATTTCATCATCGACCACTCCTTGTTGATGAGGTGTATTCAGATATAATTTACCCGATTTATTTGAGTGATATGATTATTTCTATCAGTGCTAAAGAAGCAAAATCTTCTGAGATTCCAGAAGACATTCTAAAAAAATGTAAGTTTAGTGGGAAATCCGAGTTTGATTCTTTTCGAATCAAACTAAAGGAACAATTTTTAACTTATTAA